From the genome of Alicyclobacillus sp. SO9:
TACGACAATTACTGCCTGGTGTACCTCTCTCTGGAATACATAAGATGTTGCGTACGGGCCGTATAAAAATGAATGGTAAACGTGTAAAGGCGAATGATGTTGCCTACGCTGGAGATACTCTGGCTCTTTATATGTCGGAAGAGGATTATGAAAGAGTCAGCAAGCCAAAGAAGAAATTTGGCGGCATTTCGACGGATATAGATGTGGTATACGAAGACAAGGACATTTTGGTTGTGAATAAACCGGCTGGTGCTCTTGTTCATGGTGCAGATGGGGAACACAAGGATACTCTGACCAATCGTGTGCTTGCTTACTTATATCATCACGGTATGGATATTAAATCGTTCGCACCGGCTCCAGTACATCGGTTGGATAGAAACACGAGCGGTCTGGTTGTATTTGCTAAAAACGGCGACTCGGCAAGGAAACTAGCTGAGGATATTTCCAGTCATACCATCAGAAAATGGTATCTGGCTTTGGTGCAGGGGCAAGTTGAGACTACCGGTGTTATCGACGTACCTGTGACTCGCGACACAAGCCAGAACAGGACGAACACGAGTACCAGGGAAGGGAAGCAATCAGTGACAAAGTTTTATCGC
Proteins encoded in this window:
- a CDS encoding RluA family pseudouridine synthase, with product MVEVSIGDIESGKKMHRLLRQLLPGVPLSGIHKMLRTGRIKMNGKRVKANDVAYAGDTLALYMSEEDYERVSKPKKKFGGISTDIDVVYEDKDILVVNKPAGALVHGADGEHKDTLTNRVLAYLYHHGMDIKSFAPAPVHRLDRNTSGLVVFAKNGDSARKLAEDISSHTIRKWYLALVQGQVETTGVIDVPVTRDTSQNRTNTSTREGKQSVTKFYRVIHSDTTSVVLIELISGRTHQIRAHFSHIGHPLYGDVKYGGGKSSVGTSHQWLHAGWLQLDDGRIFHAALPSQFVGQLKKLGYSDEDFTNLSSVSPQTYMQ